A region of Lycium barbarum isolate Lr01 chromosome 1, ASM1917538v2, whole genome shotgun sequence DNA encodes the following proteins:
- the LOC132605372 gene encoding exocyst complex component EXO70H1-like, protein MTGFFSSSKTPSPPHNSSHNNSSPSPSHTFSETLMEDTLNNAEPIITRWELDGNSSCIVSNLFQESRAEVKQFLDTVIDLQHAMQFFVKENSSSQLLARAQQLMQIAVKRLQKEFYTILSGNRYFLDSENVSKESTRSSSSDEDDNAEIEARFNDVSITDEGEKVSIAVDLKAIADCMIEAGYGKECAKIYQLNRKSFIDETLDYLGVENLCSSTVQKMEWEILEKKIKTWLSAVKVAVSTLFYGERILCDQVFSISDNIRESCFTEIAKDSALTLFTFPEMVAKYKKLSLEKMFRILDLYDSISELMSEIEVIFGFDSTSVVKSQALTGMVKLKEAARTMLSEFETAIKKDTSKVVPGGGIHPLTRYVMNYLIFLSDYSGPISDVVSDWPATIKSPLPESYLLSPIADDVDSPSCVVSVRLAWLILVLLCKLDGKAGFYNDVALSYLFLANNLNYVVSKVRESSLKLLLASDWIPNHEAKVEQYMGNYERVGWIKVMTSLPEDLTAEISSTEVNECFCKFNSGFEEAYRKQSSWIIPDPKLRDEVKISLAKKIVSAYRPFYEKHCGGVKSIVKFVPDDLQNYLSDLFYGNGFSENGSTTSHGSTSTRSSPSRG, encoded by the coding sequence ATGACTGGGTTTTTCTCTTCATCCAAAACTCCATCACCTCCACATAACTCTTCTCACAATAATTCTTCACCATCCCCATCTCATACTTTCTCTGAGACTTTAATGGAGGATACTTTAAATAACGCTGAGCCCATTATTACAAGATGGGAACTTGATGGCAACTCTTCTTGCATAGTATCAAATCTCTTCCAAGAGAGTAGAGCAGAGGTCAAGCAGTTTCTTGACACTGTAATTGACTTACAACACGCTATGCAATTTTTTGTTAAAGAAAATTCCAGCTCCCAATTGCTTGCACGAGCTCAACAACTCATGCAAATCGCCGTCAAAAGACTTCAGAAAGAGTTTTACACCATTTTATCAGGAAATCGATACTTCTTAGACTCAGAAAATGTCTCTAAAGAATCAACCCGGTCAAGCAGTTCAGATGAAGATGATAATGCTGAAATTGAAGCTCGTTTTAACGATGTTTCAATTACTGATGAAGGTGAAAAGGTCTCCATAGCTGTAGATCTGAAAGCTATTGCTGATTGTATGATTGAAGCTGGGTATGGAAAAGAATGCGCGAAGATTTACCAACTTAATCGAAAATCATTCATAGATGAAACATTAGATTACTTGGGGGTTGAAAATCTTTGCTCTTCAACGGTTCAAAAAATGGAATGGGAAATTcttgaaaagaaaataaaaacatgGTTAAGCGCTGTTAAGGTTGCTGTTAGTACTCTTTTTTACGGTGAAAGAATTCTCTGTGACCAAGTGTTCTCTATCTCCGACAACATACGAGAATCTTGTTTCACAGAAATCGCTAAAGACAGTGCTTTAACGTTGTTCACTTTCCCAGAAATGGTGGCCAAATACAAGAAGCTTTCGTTAGAGAAAATGTTCCGTATTCTTGATCTCTACGACTCTATTTCTGAACTTATGAGTGAAATTGAAGTGATATTCGGGTTTGATTCTACATCAGTCGTCAAATCTCAGGCGTTGACCGGCATGGTCAAACTCAAAGAAGCAGCTCGTACCATGTTGTCGGAATTTGAAACAGCCATTAAGAAAGATACATCTAAAGTAGTGCCAGGTGGTGGAATTCATCCATTAACACGTTATGTTATGAATTATCTTATTTTTCTAAGTGATTACAGTGGGCCCATCTCCGACGTTGTCTCTGATTGGCCGGCAACAATAAAGTCACCGTTACCGGAATCTTATCTGTTAAGTCCAATCGCTGATGACGTGGACTCACCTTCCTGTGTCGTTTCCGTACGACTCGCATGGCTTATCCTTGTTCTTCTATGTAAACTTGATGGTAAAGCAGGGTTTTATAATGACGTGGCGTTATCTTATTTGTTCTTAGCGAACAATTTAAACTATGTTGTTTCGAAGGTAAGGGAATCTAGTTTGAAGCTCTTGTTAGCTTCGGACTGGATTCCGAACCACGAAGCTAAGGTAGAACAATACATGGGGAATTACGAGAGGGTCGGTTGGATCAAGGTGATGACGTCACTTCCGGAGGATTTAACGGCTGAGATTTCTTCAACGGAAGTGAATGAGTGTTTTTGTAAATTCAATTCGGGTTTTGAGGAGGCGTATAGGAAACAAAGTTCATGGATTATACCCGACCCGAAACTACGTGATGAAGTTAAAATTTCACTGGCGAAGAAGATTGTTTCGGCTTATCGACCATTTTACGAGAAGCATTGTGGTGGAGTGAAGTCAATTGTCAAATTTGTCCCTGATGATTTGCAAAATTACTTGTCTGATTTATTTTATGGAAATGGTTTTTCAGAAAATGGTAGTACGACATCGCATGGCTCAACTTCAACGCGGTCATCGCCATCACGGGGTTAA
- the LOC132605359 gene encoding ankyrin repeat-containing protein At5g02620 yields MEASMPPKTMKKQLTGKREDTVLHSLARAGNLVEIREIIDNKGEEALREMLIKQNSAGETPLYVAAEYGYYEFVKEMIKYYDLVAAGIKARNGFDALHIAAKQGDLDVVKVLMLAHPELSMTVDVANTTALHSAANQGHIQVVNYLLEAESSLATIARSNGKTALHSAARNGHVQVVKALLNKEPGIANRMDKKGQTALHMAVKGQNLEVVKELIRKDANLINSFDTKGNTALHIAARKGRAQIVKLLLGQNQTDTKAVNRSKETALDTAEKMGQVNIAAILQEAGVQSARAIKPQTTNPRRELKQTVSDIKHEVHYQMEHTRQTRKRIHGIAKRIDKMHAEGLNNAINSTTVVAVLIATVAFAAIFSVPGQYIEYPEDVPPGHSLGEANIAPSPSFLIFFVFDSVALFISLAVVIVQTSIVVTESKAKKQMMAIINKLMWLACVMISVSFLALSYVVVGKNEKWLAIVVTIIGTVILVTTLGTMCYWVIMHRIESSNKRNIRKNSMASRSLSRSASVVSDSDVLNNEYKKMYAI; encoded by the exons ATGGAGGCATCCATGCCCCCGAAGACGATGAAGAAACAACTAACAGGGAAACGCGAGGACACTGTCTTGCATTCACTGGCTAGAGCTGGAAATCTAGTTGAAATAAGAGAGATTATCGATAACAAAGGGGAGGAAGCATTGAGAGAGATGTTGATAAAGCAAAATTCGGCTGGAGAGACCCCTTTGTATGTTGCAGCAGAATATGGTTATTATGAGTTTGTTAAAGAGATGATTAAGTACTATGATCTTGTTGCTGCTGGAATCAAAGCTAGGAATGGATTTGATGCGTTGCACATTGCTGCTAAACAAGGGGATTTAG ATGTGGTGAAGGTACTAATGCTAGCACATCCCGAGCTCTCAATGACTGTTGATGTTGCAAATACAACAGCTTTGCATAGTGCAGCAAACCAAGGGCATATTCAGGTGGTGAATTATCTATTAGAAGCAGAGAGTAGTTTGGCAACTATTGCTAGAAGTAATGGGAAAACAGCCCTTCATTCTGCCGCCAGAAATGGACATGTGCAAGTAGTAAAGGCCCTTTTGAATAAGGAACCAGGTATTGCGAACCGGATGGATAAAAAAGGGCAGACTGCACTTCACATGGCCGTCAAAGGACAAAATCTTGAGGTTGTAAAGGAGTTGATTAGAAAAGATGCAAACTTGATAAATAGCTTTGACACGAAGGGAAATACAGCATTGCACATTGCAGCCCGGAAAGGAAGGGCTCAG ATTGTTAAGTTGCTGCTTGGGCAGAACCAGACGGATACTAAAGCTGTCAATAGATCAAAGGAAACAGCCCTGGACACTGCAGAAAAAATGGGACAGGTCAATATTGCAGCCATCCTACAGGAAGCCGGTGTACAAAGCGCCCGAGCCATCAAGCCCCAGACTACAAATCCAAGAAGAGAGTTGAAACAAACAGTTAGTGACATAAAACACGAAGTGCACTATCAAATGGAACATACGCGACAGACAAGAAAACGCATACATGGCATTGCCAAACGCATTGACAAAATGCACGCTGAAGGCCTTAACAATGCCATCAATTCCACCACTGTCGTAGCTGTGCTCATCGCAACAGTTGCTTTTGCAGCGATTTTCTCTGTTCCAGGCCAGTATATCGAGTATCCAGAAGATGTCCCTCCAGGCCATTCACTTGGAGAAGCAAATATAGCTCCAAGTCCCTCATTCCTAATTTTCTTCGTATTCGACTCTGTTGCCCTTTTTATCTCTCTTGCAGTTGTTATTGTTCAGACATCTATCGTGGTGACCGAAAGCAAAGCAAAGAAGCAAATGATGGCAATCATAAACAAGCTTATGTGGTTAGCATGTGTGATGATTTCAGTGTCTTTTTTGGCACTGTCTTATGTTGTGGTTGGCAAAAATGAGAAGTGGCTGGCTATTGTAGTGACTATTATAGGAACAGTTATATTAGTTACAACACTAGGTACCATGTGTTATTGGGTCATAATGCATAGGATAGAATCCTCGAACAAGAGGAACATCCGGAAGAACTCTATGGCCAGCAGGTCCTTATCTCGGTCAGCGTCAGTTGTCTCTGATTCAGATGTTCTAAACAATGAATACAAGAAAATGTATGCTATATAA